In Ptychodera flava strain L36383 chromosome 17, AS_Pfla_20210202, whole genome shotgun sequence, one genomic interval encodes:
- the LOC139116530 gene encoding aqualysin-1-like translates to MKFVTAVWKMKVAILVLILAVSAHARPLLAPLYQGRDSSRIPGRYIVTFKDSLSREDKVIAIDRVKQLGKVKGLDVRFQKQYQTYPGFVVEMNAAALKAMRQFNEIAYVEEDSFYSISVVTSWGLDRVDQRDLPLDDSFTPRDDGTGVNVYIIDTGIRITHIDFDGRAEFFYDALRGNGNDCNGHGTHCAGTAAGSSYGVAKSASLWAVRVLSCIGFGSNSEVIDGMDQVASFGITPGVASMSLGGSISISLDNTVNILKNAGFTVVVAAGNSNDDACNYSPSRSASAITVGATTTRDSRATYSNYGQCVDIFAPGSDITSAWHTADDATNTISGTSMACPHVAGAAAVLLGMDPSMSHEAVKAQLLQESSIDKVTLPGSNSPNTLLFIG, encoded by the exons ATG AAATTCGTCACAGCTGTATGGAAGATGAAGGTCGCCATATTGGTTTTAATTTTGGCTGTGTCTGCGCACGCTCGCCCGTTGCTTGCTCCGCTCTATCAAGGACGAGATTCAAGTAGAATTCCCGGGCGATATATTGTCACTTTTAAG GATTCGTTGAGTAGAGAAGACAAAGTCATAGCCATTGACCGGGTGAAGCAGCTCGGTAAGGTCAAAGGTCTCGATGTCCGATTTCAAAAGCAGTACCAAACGTATCCTGGTTTCGTGGTGGAAATGAATGCGGCCGCTCTGAAAGCG ATGCGTCAATTTAACGAAATCGCTTACGTCGAGGAGGACTCATTTTACAGTATTTCTGTTGTCACATCCTGGGGCCTAGACCGTGTCGATCAGAGAGACCTACCATTAGACGATTCGTTCACGCCACGAG ATGATGGAACCGGAGTCAATGTTTACATCATCGACACCGGTATTCGCATTACACACATCGATTTCGATGGCCGAGCCGAGTTCTTCTATGACGCCCTCCGTGGTAAC GGCAACGACTGTAACGGACACGGTACACACTGTGCAGGTACTGCAGCAGGTTCTTCATACGGAGTAGCCAAGTCGGCCTCGCTTTGGGCTGTCCGAGTGTTGAGCTGTATCGGCTTCGGTTCAAACAGTGAAGTCATTGATG GTATGGACCAGGTTGCCTCGTTTGGAATCACGCCAGGTGTAGCGTCCATGTCGCTGGGTGGAAGTATTTCAATCAGCCTTGACAACACAGTGAACATTCTGAAAAATGCTGGCTTCACTGTCGTAGTGGCTGCTGGCAACAGTAACGACGATGCTTGTAACTATTCACCATCGAGGTCTGCCAGT GCAATAACTGTAGGTGCCACCACTACAAGGGACTCACGGGCGACTTACTCCAACTACGGTCAGTGTGTGGACATCTTTGCTCCCGGCTCTGATATCACAAGCGCCTGGCACACGGCTGACGATGCTACCAACACGATCAGCGGCACGTCCATGGCTTGCCCGCATGTGGCCG GAGCTGCCGCTGTGTTGCTGGGAATGGACCCCTCTATGTCCCACGAAGCCGTCAAGGCTCAGCTTCTTCAAGAATCCTCGATAGATAAAGTTACATTGCCAGGCTCCAATTCTCCAAACACACTCCTCTTCATCGGCTAA